The proteins below are encoded in one region of Nitrospirota bacterium:
- a CDS encoding HEAT repeat domain-containing protein: MEQAGSKEEQATPTVVETVSDELTDQVAADFTGESPATVALAAELTEDAVLEEEKVKDEIEIQIDLLKDPDWVVRREAAITLGEMGDERCVAPLCSALRDGDWQVREVAIEGLGQIGSPAVELLIKLLRDWDVRKYVITALGKIRDERVLDPLMLQLKNDEFKDDATNALVELGAPSVSRLVVALKDKDEMVQKQAIMALGRIKSAEAIDPLIGMLADKDWFTRLTAAAALEAIGDDRGRDAIKPLMKDPDMVVRMRVERILAKWKKQTANA; the protein is encoded by the coding sequence ATGGAACAAGCAGGATCCAAAGAAGAGCAGGCGACGCCTACCGTTGTAGAGACGGTGAGCGACGAATTGACCGACCAGGTGGCGGCTGATTTTACCGGAGAGTCTCCGGCCACGGTTGCGCTGGCGGCGGAACTGACGGAAGATGCCGTCCTTGAAGAGGAAAAGGTCAAGGATGAGATCGAGATCCAGATCGATCTGCTCAAGGATCCTGATTGGGTCGTGCGCCGCGAGGCGGCCATCACGCTCGGTGAAATGGGCGATGAACGGTGCGTGGCGCCGTTGTGCAGCGCCTTGCGTGACGGTGACTGGCAAGTCAGAGAAGTGGCGATCGAGGGACTGGGCCAAATCGGTTCTCCCGCCGTCGAACTGTTGATTAAGTTGCTTCGCGACTGGGATGTGCGGAAGTACGTGATTACGGCGCTCGGGAAGATTCGCGATGAGCGCGTTCTCGATCCCTTGATGCTGCAGTTGAAAAATGACGAATTCAAGGACGATGCGACCAATGCCCTTGTCGAGCTTGGCGCTCCGTCGGTCTCTCGCCTGGTCGTCGCGCTCAAGGACAAAGACGAGATGGTCCAGAAGCAGGCCATCATGGCCCTGGGCCGGATCAAGAGCGCTGAGGCGATCGATCCCCTCATTGGCATGCTGGCCGACAAAGATTGGTTCACCCGTTTGACTGCGGCGGCGGCGCTTGAGGCGATCGGCGATGACCGGGGCCGCGATGCGATTAAGCCGTTGATGAAAGATCCGGATATGGTGGTACGGATGCGGGTGGAGCGGATCCTCGCGAAGTGGAAGAAGCAGACTGCCAACGCCTAG
- a CDS encoding septal ring lytic transglycosylase RlpA family protein produces MINRMNGQSRQFLVAMSLSLGLLLGACSWVPTGVSHLDVGIEDRGVASWYGEAFHGKQAANGELFDMGALTAAHRTLPLGSVVRVVNLVNGKHVHVRITDRGPYVNGRILDLSRGAAARIGMLSGGLSVVRVQLVGEHRPLALLSSESMETVSISILLGLEQLAAGAAEFSPATWGRTAPLLAYPVRLLPGDVWVSRRGRQLTGMQAADHIDHAEVATVVSA; encoded by the coding sequence ATGATCAATCGAATGAATGGACAGAGTCGGCAGTTCTTGGTGGCGATGAGCCTCAGTCTGGGGCTGTTGCTGGGGGCCTGCTCGTGGGTGCCGACCGGGGTGTCTCATTTGGACGTGGGAATTGAAGATCGCGGAGTGGCTTCCTGGTATGGCGAGGCCTTCCATGGCAAGCAGGCAGCAAACGGGGAGTTGTTTGATATGGGGGCATTGACCGCCGCCCATCGCACCCTGCCCCTCGGCAGCGTGGTCCGGGTCGTGAATTTAGTGAACGGGAAACATGTCCATGTCCGTATCACGGACCGGGGTCCTTATGTGAACGGGCGGATTCTCGATCTGTCACGCGGGGCCGCGGCTCGGATCGGGATGCTCTCAGGGGGCCTCTCCGTGGTTCGCGTCCAGCTGGTGGGCGAGCATCGGCCGCTGGCGTTGCTCTCGTCAGAATCGATGGAGACGGTATCGATTTCAATCCTTCTGGGGCTCGAGCAGCTTGCGGCAGGAGCGGCGGAATTTAGTCCTGCAACGTGGGGACGGACGGCTCCGTTACTTGCCTATCCCGTTCGGTTGCTGCCTGGCGATGTCTGGGTTTCGCGGAGGGGGCGGCAGTTGACGGGGATGCAGGCAGCCGATCATATCGATCATGCCGAAGTGGCGACGGTCGTTTCCGCCTAG
- a CDS encoding ATP-binding cassette domain-containing protein — MIDVQQITKRYGHHTAIDRVSFSVAKGEVLAFLGPNGAGKTTTMRILTCFMPATEGKALVAGFDCADEPLEVKRRIGYLPETPPVYLELTVTEYLQFVGRLRGLSGKILTSSMQREIERLGLGTVQHRLIGNLSRGYRQRVGLAQALLHDPQVLILDEPTVGLDPKQIIEIRELIKNLAGSHSVILSTHILPEATAVCQRVVIISGGRIVAEDTPEQLSARLRQSEKISLTLKSPAADTDRLLKSVQGVQNVFTSGAPGTFLLECELGRDAREEVARLAVTSGWGLLELKAISMTLEDVFLQLTRTEEGLAQGAVAASAEPAGQPA; from the coding sequence ATGATTGACGTCCAACAGATCACGAAGCGGTATGGCCACCATACCGCCATCGATCGCGTGAGCTTCTCCGTCGCCAAAGGCGAGGTCCTGGCCTTCCTAGGCCCGAACGGGGCGGGGAAAACGACCACCATGCGCATCCTGACCTGCTTCATGCCGGCCACTGAAGGCAAGGCATTGGTAGCAGGATTCGATTGCGCGGACGAGCCGCTCGAGGTAAAACGCCGGATCGGCTACTTACCGGAGACTCCGCCGGTCTATCTGGAACTGACGGTCACAGAATATCTACAGTTCGTGGGCCGCCTCCGCGGCCTCAGCGGAAAGATCCTCACCTCATCTATGCAGCGCGAGATTGAACGGCTCGGCCTGGGCACAGTGCAACATCGGCTCATCGGAAACCTCTCGCGCGGCTATCGCCAGCGAGTCGGCTTAGCCCAAGCCTTGCTGCACGATCCCCAAGTCTTAATCCTGGATGAACCGACCGTCGGTCTCGACCCGAAACAGATTATCGAGATCAGGGAATTGATCAAGAACCTGGCCGGCTCCCATTCGGTCATTCTGAGCACCCACATTCTTCCCGAAGCCACCGCCGTGTGCCAGCGTGTCGTCATCATCAGCGGGGGACGTATCGTGGCAGAAGATACGCCGGAGCAACTCTCCGCGCGCCTACGCCAGTCCGAAAAGATTTCCCTGACCCTCAAATCTCCCGCTGCGGACACAGACCGACTCTTGAAATCGGTACAGGGGGTCCAGAACGTCTTCACCAGCGGCGCCCCCGGCACGTTTCTACTGGAATGTGAACTCGGTCGGGACGCGCGGGAAGAGGTAGCTCGCCTGGCAGTCACCAGCGGATGGGGGCTGCTTGAACTGAAAGCCATTTCCATGACCTTGGAAGATGTGTTTCTCCAGCTGACGAGAACCGAAGAGGGCCTCGCGCAAGGCGCCGTGGCCGCCTCAGCAGAACCGGCAGGCCAACCAGCATGA
- a CDS encoding ABC transporter permease subunit: MTPVQAIIAKELRSYFVSPVVYVVGSVFLLIVGLLAYLYVVFAGAQAIQLMQMQGSAQINLNDLVFRNLFSSIRFILLIILPILTMRLFAEERKLRTFEFLLTSPIGINEIVAGKFMSVFLVFLGLLGLTGLLPLVLALFSDFDWYPVLTGYLGLVLLGALFLSVGVLASALTENQIVAAFVSFGLLLVLWLLAGVSSLLGDTAIGQAISYLSFMEHYDHLVRGLVDTKDLVYFLSGLALMLFLSHRVVDSTRWK; encoded by the coding sequence ATGACGCCAGTCCAAGCCATCATCGCCAAAGAACTGCGTTCCTACTTCGTGTCGCCGGTCGTCTATGTCGTGGGGTCCGTGTTTCTCTTGATCGTGGGACTGCTCGCCTACCTCTACGTGGTCTTTGCCGGAGCCCAGGCGATTCAGTTGATGCAAATGCAGGGGAGCGCCCAGATCAATCTAAACGATCTGGTCTTCCGGAATCTCTTTTCCAGCATACGATTCATTCTGTTGATTATCTTGCCGATCCTGACGATGCGGCTCTTTGCCGAAGAGCGCAAACTCCGCACCTTTGAATTCTTATTGACCTCTCCCATCGGGATCAACGAAATCGTGGCAGGCAAGTTCATGAGCGTCTTCCTCGTCTTTCTAGGCCTCCTCGGACTGACCGGTCTCCTGCCGCTCGTGCTCGCCCTTTTCAGCGACTTCGATTGGTATCCCGTGTTGACCGGCTACCTGGGGCTGGTCCTGCTCGGCGCCCTCTTTCTCTCCGTCGGCGTCCTGGCCTCGGCCTTGACCGAAAACCAGATCGTCGCGGCCTTTGTGAGCTTCGGCCTGCTGCTGGTCCTCTGGCTCCTCGCAGGCGTCAGCTCACTCCTCGGGGATACGGCCATTGGACAGGCCATCTCCTACCTCTCATTCATGGAACATTACGACCACCTGGTGCGCGGGCTGGTCGACACGAAAGACCTCGTGTATTTCTTGAGTGGCCTGGCCTTGATGCTCTTTTTGTCCCATCGAGTCGTGGACTCGACCAGGTGGAAATGA
- a CDS encoding GldG family protein: MKTIPLGVIGMALALAGAVGYSLAPEKLWLVTLMEGAALLCLLLFAIVHFSRLKAFSSRRSTRMGANSLLMILLFVSILAIVNFLAARHSIRWDLSENQNFSLSPQTYRVLRNLPREVLVTVFTREKDPGYQSYKERLDSYRQASPKMTVEFVDPERQPKIAQNYGINRTDTAVFESAGHTVRVTSPSEVELTGALIRVSQDRQKQVLFLEGHGEPSLDDRERTGLSAAKDILLKQGYDVGTLSLLKEAAVPDQTAILIVAGPRRPVTTEEQERIHTYVEKGGHLLLLIDPDTQADLNPLLKQWGLGVGPGVLVDLQDRLAQGDLTSLLVRTFTEHEITQDLSAAVLFPLARHITFDEQAGKAWDYVPLARTSPNSWAETDIKGRVVNLDEKEDIKGPLPMAAAISPKVAPEEGKPRPAVVVIGNSTFATNAFVNFPGNSDFFLHTAAWLAEERNMMSLVPKDSALRPFTPNPLQERALLYLQVILLPTAMFVAGILVWRKRRRL, translated from the coding sequence ATGAAGACGATTCCACTGGGCGTAATCGGCATGGCCCTGGCCCTGGCAGGAGCGGTCGGCTATAGCCTCGCCCCGGAAAAACTCTGGCTGGTGACCCTTATGGAAGGGGCGGCCCTCCTCTGCCTCCTCCTCTTTGCGATCGTCCATTTCAGCCGCCTGAAAGCCTTCTCCTCCCGCCGCTCCACTCGTATGGGGGCTAACAGCCTGCTGATGATCCTTCTCTTCGTCAGCATTCTCGCAATCGTCAATTTCCTCGCGGCCCGCCATTCTATCCGGTGGGACCTGTCGGAGAACCAGAACTTCTCCCTCTCTCCGCAGACCTATCGCGTACTGCGGAACCTCCCGCGCGAAGTGCTCGTCACCGTCTTCACCAGAGAAAAAGACCCGGGCTACCAGTCCTATAAAGAACGGCTCGATAGTTATCGGCAAGCCAGCCCGAAGATGACCGTAGAGTTTGTCGATCCGGAACGGCAGCCGAAAATCGCCCAGAACTACGGCATCAACAGAACCGACACGGCCGTATTTGAAAGCGCCGGCCACACCGTCCGCGTCACCTCTCCCTCGGAAGTGGAACTGACCGGGGCCCTGATCCGCGTGTCCCAGGACAGGCAGAAGCAAGTGCTCTTCCTCGAAGGGCATGGAGAACCGAGCCTCGACGATCGGGAGCGAACCGGACTCTCTGCCGCCAAAGACATTTTGCTCAAGCAGGGTTACGACGTCGGCACACTTAGCCTGCTCAAAGAAGCAGCCGTGCCGGATCAGACGGCCATCCTGATCGTGGCGGGTCCCCGCCGCCCTGTGACCACCGAAGAACAAGAACGGATTCACACCTATGTGGAGAAGGGCGGCCATCTCTTATTGCTGATCGATCCGGATACGCAAGCGGATCTCAATCCCCTACTCAAGCAATGGGGCCTGGGAGTCGGCCCGGGAGTCCTGGTCGATCTCCAAGATCGATTGGCCCAAGGCGACCTGACCTCCCTCTTGGTCCGCACTTTCACGGAACATGAGATTACGCAGGACCTCTCTGCCGCCGTGCTCTTTCCCCTCGCGCGCCATATCACCTTCGACGAACAAGCAGGCAAGGCCTGGGACTATGTGCCCCTCGCCAGAACCTCGCCGAACAGCTGGGCGGAAACAGACATCAAGGGCCGCGTCGTCAACCTTGATGAGAAGGAAGATATCAAGGGCCCCCTGCCGATGGCCGCAGCCATTTCGCCCAAGGTGGCGCCGGAAGAAGGCAAGCCCAGGCCGGCCGTCGTGGTCATCGGCAACTCTACCTTCGCCACCAATGCCTTCGTGAACTTTCCCGGCAACAGCGACTTTTTCCTCCACACGGCCGCCTGGCTCGCGGAGGAACGGAATATGATGTCGCTCGTCCCGAAGGATTCCGCGCTCCGACCCTTTACCCCGAATCCCTTACAAGAGCGGGCGCTGCTGTATCTCCAGGTCATTCTCCTGCCGACCGCCATGTTTGTCGCCGGCATCCTGGTCTGGCGCAAGCGCAGACGCCTGTAG
- a CDS encoding DUF4340 domain-containing protein, which translates to MRYWPTILMALVLAGLGLYLYTVELPQRESQERQDSAEKKVLLFDQQALTGLIVKTDQQELVFARTPEKGWVLTAPLHTDADQREVQNLIRALVTGAVTRVVENQPANLTPFGLDNPMTTVTVLAGAARETFSIGDSGPLSSTLYVLRESDHQVLLTNLAPKDFLNKTLMTFRRKDLLRVAQGEVERIRLTYPTTEIVLYQSAEKPKSKWKLRYPIEGEADQTEVRTLLFRLEDLKALGIIDPGHERDALAQTLTVPKVKVTIHTSDGDQTVKLYQPDQASGEAFAETSPTGPLYRINPTAIRDLTKELFSFQDKRLLGIDYTDIAMLSVTTPIEHYVLINQQNEWVLEDQPTKTLDQQSVDLFVSRVANVPAEERIIKQAGPLAPYGLVVPAAEFIATGKDGKIAGKLSIGSHANGLAYAMGQRVPGIFQIRADLLTQIPTKKDLLSASSEKTSPSH; encoded by the coding sequence ATGCGTTACTGGCCCACCATCCTCATGGCGCTCGTCCTAGCCGGACTCGGCCTGTACCTCTACACCGTCGAACTGCCCCAGCGCGAATCGCAGGAACGACAAGACAGCGCCGAGAAGAAGGTCCTGCTCTTCGACCAACAAGCCCTCACAGGGCTCATCGTCAAAACCGACCAGCAGGAACTCGTCTTCGCTCGGACTCCTGAAAAGGGATGGGTACTCACCGCGCCCCTCCATACAGACGCCGACCAGCGGGAGGTCCAGAATCTGATCCGGGCTCTGGTCACAGGCGCCGTCACCCGCGTCGTCGAAAACCAGCCGGCCAATCTCACGCCCTTTGGACTCGACAATCCGATGACCACTGTCACCGTCCTGGCCGGCGCCGCACGAGAGACCTTCTCCATCGGAGATAGCGGCCCCCTCTCCTCCACCCTCTATGTCCTCCGTGAATCGGACCACCAGGTCCTGCTGACGAACCTGGCTCCCAAAGACTTTCTGAACAAGACCTTGATGACCTTTCGCCGCAAAGACCTCCTGCGCGTGGCGCAAGGCGAGGTCGAACGGATCCGCCTGACCTATCCCACGACCGAAATCGTGCTCTATCAAAGCGCAGAGAAACCCAAGAGCAAATGGAAACTTCGCTACCCGATCGAAGGGGAAGCGGATCAAACAGAAGTGCGAACCCTGCTGTTCCGGCTCGAAGACTTAAAAGCCCTGGGCATCATCGATCCGGGCCACGAGCGAGACGCCCTAGCCCAAACACTCACCGTGCCGAAAGTGAAAGTCACCATCCATACGTCCGATGGCGACCAGACGGTCAAGCTCTATCAACCGGACCAGGCCAGCGGCGAAGCCTTTGCGGAAACGAGTCCCACCGGCCCGCTCTATCGCATCAATCCCACCGCGATCAGAGACCTGACCAAGGAACTCTTTTCGTTCCAAGACAAGCGGCTGCTCGGCATCGATTACACCGATATCGCCATGCTCTCCGTCACCACGCCGATCGAACACTATGTATTGATCAATCAACAAAACGAATGGGTACTGGAAGATCAACCGACCAAAACATTGGATCAACAGTCTGTCGACTTATTTGTCAGCCGTGTTGCCAATGTTCCGGCCGAAGAACGGATAATCAAACAGGCGGGCCCCTTGGCGCCATACGGCCTGGTGGTACCGGCTGCAGAATTTATTGCCACGGGGAAAGACGGAAAGATCGCGGGAAAACTCTCTATCGGCAGTCATGCCAACGGGCTGGCCTATGCGATGGGGCAACGGGTCCCTGGCATCTTCCAGATTCGCGCCGACCTGCTTACACAGATCCCTACCAAAAAAGACCTGCTGTCTGCCTCATCAGAGAAAACTTCCCCTTCGCACTAG